In Alkalihalobacterium alkalinitrilicum, a genomic segment contains:
- a CDS encoding Na-translocating system protein MpsC family protein — MSKVGQEELMYLSSFLSKKMKTNFGKGPETCVSIVKHHTIYVQIRNFITPAEEVLKNKNQLSLAIQFRAAIMETIFQEYKTEVFNLLNMELESFYYDWDYNLNQALVMFVSNKGIDEIKSDDQEVLLKEKVMYVSSKVHKEPSEVHIQKINANMYVARCQEAMCEIGKVLYKKGLNEVLYEYAYNLKGRFFENTHYLEAELNRKVEAHYVLWDFRQNINYMVFIFR, encoded by the coding sequence ATGTCAAAAGTAGGTCAAGAGGAGTTAATGTATCTTAGTAGCTTTTTAAGCAAAAAGATGAAAACTAACTTCGGAAAAGGCCCCGAAACATGTGTATCTATTGTTAAACATCATACAATCTACGTCCAAATTCGAAATTTTATTACCCCAGCGGAAGAAGTTCTTAAAAACAAAAATCAACTGAGTTTAGCCATTCAATTTCGTGCCGCGATTATGGAAACTATTTTTCAAGAATATAAGACGGAAGTTTTCAACTTATTAAATATGGAATTAGAATCTTTTTATTACGATTGGGATTACAATTTAAACCAAGCACTTGTTATGTTTGTTAGTAATAAGGGTATAGATGAAATAAAGAGTGACGACCAAGAAGTCCTACTAAAAGAAAAAGTGATGTACGTGAGCTCGAAAGTTCATAAAGAGCCAAGTGAAGTACACATTCAAAAAATAAATGCAAACATGTATGTTGCTAGATGCCAAGAAGCCATGTGTGAAATTGGGAAAGTTTTATATAAAAAGGGATTAAACGAAGTTTTGTATGAGTATGCGTATAATTTAAAAGGCCGCTTTTTTGAGAATACCCATTATTTAGAGGCTGAACTGAACCGAAAAGTCGAGGCACACTATGTGCTTTGGGATTTTCGTCAAAATATAAACTATATGGTTTTCATATTTAGATGA
- the tatC gene encoding twin-arginine translocase subunit TatC, with product MEKESMQLIDHLAELRKRIIITLVTFFITLVGAFIFVKDIYQFLVKDLDGKLALLGPGDILWVYMMIASIIAIALSIPVAAFQLWRFIKPALKKEEQKATLWFIPGMFVLFVSGISFGYFILFPLVLSFLINIAGNQFETFFTAEKYFQFMLNLTLPFGFLFEMPAVVMFLTKLGIVNPQKLVKGRKFAYFLLIVVSVLITPPDFLSDVLVIIPLLLLYEFSITLSKLVFRKNKNVATEAPTAST from the coding sequence ATGGAAAAAGAAAGTATGCAACTCATCGACCATTTAGCAGAGTTACGTAAACGAATTATTATTACTTTAGTTACTTTTTTCATCACTTTGGTTGGAGCCTTTATTTTTGTCAAAGACATTTATCAATTTTTAGTAAAAGATCTGGATGGGAAATTAGCGTTATTGGGTCCTGGTGACATCCTTTGGGTGTATATGATGATCGCCTCTATTATTGCCATCGCCTTGTCGATACCAGTTGCGGCCTTTCAATTATGGAGATTTATCAAACCTGCACTAAAAAAGGAAGAGCAGAAAGCAACCTTATGGTTCATTCCTGGAATGTTTGTCTTATTTGTATCGGGGATTTCGTTCGGTTATTTTATTTTATTTCCACTCGTCCTTTCCTTTTTAATCAATATCGCAGGAAACCAATTTGAAACATTTTTTACAGCAGAAAAATACTTTCAATTTATGCTCAATTTGACATTACCTTTTGGCTTCTTATTTGAAATGCCCGCTGTCGTCATGTTCCTAACCAAACTAGGAATCGTTAATCCACAAAAGCTTGTGAAAGGAAGAAAATTTGCCTACTTCCTACTCATTGTCGTCTCTGTATTAATTACACCACCTGACTTTTTGTCAGATGTGTTAGTTATTATTCCTTTACTCCTTTTATATGAGTTTAGCATTACTTTAAGCAAGCTCGTTTTCAGAAAAAATAAAAATGTAGCGACAGAAGCACCTACCGCTTCTACTTAA
- a CDS encoding alkaline phosphatase PhoX, producing MNSSNMNRRDFLKVGGMSTLALTLGTTGVFSLGGQANVLASGGNSNNPTSGFGGYGPLVKDPDGFLDLPQGFQYKIISTSGQPMVNPSGDVVPGLPDGMAAYQGPKNTTILVRNHECGTNHQWAVNGKNPWSKGAAGGTTALVVAPNHEVVDEYVTNSGNIRNCAGGPSTWGTWLTCEETREMGHGFVFEVNPHDPENEMSKTPIRDMGYFSHEACSVDPATGIWYLTEDNSPSFLYRFTPNNRSQKLGSLQEGGVLEAAALDELPNNSASHFTPGQKVGVVWKKVNPERAKEDARDLGCIQFTRLEGSWFGGGAFWFDDTNARTGNGPNRFGRVYRYFPATNTLELFFESQDTNDLRAPDNITITPWGDLWIAEDGNPNGDRIIGLTPEGNVYEFAQNVFNKSEFAGVCFAPDGKTMFVNMQSPGFTIAVWGPFARRNSARQVAMSHAAPPASFAPQISDKVVAYAEREGISPLAAAVLDRHGVTI from the coding sequence ATGAATTCAAGTAACATGAACAGACGTGACTTTTTGAAAGTTGGAGGCATGAGCACACTTGCATTAACTTTAGGAACAACTGGCGTTTTTTCTCTTGGTGGACAAGCGAATGTTTTAGCGAGTGGAGGAAATTCTAACAATCCAACGAGTGGATTTGGTGGTTACGGTCCATTAGTAAAGGATCCAGATGGTTTTCTTGATTTACCTCAAGGTTTTCAGTACAAGATCATTTCAACAAGTGGACAACCAATGGTAAATCCAAGTGGTGACGTTGTACCAGGTCTACCTGATGGAATGGCAGCTTACCAAGGGCCGAAAAACACAACAATTCTTGTCCGTAACCACGAATGCGGTACGAACCACCAATGGGCTGTAAACGGTAAAAACCCATGGAGTAAAGGGGCTGCTGGTGGAACAACAGCTCTTGTTGTTGCACCTAATCATGAAGTTGTTGACGAATATGTAACGAACTCTGGAAATATCCGGAACTGTGCAGGTGGTCCATCGACTTGGGGGACCTGGTTAACGTGTGAAGAAACACGTGAAATGGGTCATGGCTTTGTATTTGAAGTCAATCCACATGATCCAGAAAATGAAATGTCAAAAACACCAATTCGTGACATGGGTTACTTCTCTCATGAAGCTTGTAGTGTCGACCCTGCTACTGGGATCTGGTATTTAACAGAAGATAACTCGCCTTCTTTCCTATATCGTTTTACGCCTAATAACCGTAGTCAAAAGTTAGGCTCTCTTCAAGAAGGTGGAGTTCTCGAAGCAGCTGCCCTTGATGAGCTACCAAATAATTCAGCAAGTCACTTTACACCAGGTCAAAAAGTCGGTGTTGTTTGGAAAAAGGTAAACCCTGAACGAGCAAAAGAAGATGCAAGAGATTTAGGGTGTATACAATTTACACGCTTAGAAGGCTCTTGGTTTGGTGGTGGAGCATTCTGGTTTGACGATACAAATGCACGTACTGGTAATGGACCAAATAGATTTGGTCGTGTATACCGCTACTTCCCAGCTACAAATACATTAGAACTTTTCTTTGAGTCTCAAGATACAAATGATTTACGAGCTCCAGATAATATTACAATTACTCCTTGGGGAGATCTTTGGATCGCTGAAGATGGTAACCCTAATGGAGACCGGATTATCGGTTTAACTCCAGAGGGAAATGTGTATGAATTTGCTCAAAATGTATTTAACAAATCTGAATTTGCTGGGGTATGCTTCGCACCTGACGGAAAAACCATGTTCGTCAACATGCAAAGCCCTGGTTTTACCATTGCTGTTTGGGGACCATTTGCTCGCAGAAACTCAGCTCGCCAAGTAGCCATGAGCCATGCTGCTCCTCCAGCTAGTTTTGCACCGCAAATTTCAGACAAAGTAGTAGCTTATGCTGAAAGAGAAGGAATTTCACCATTAGCTGCAGCCGTTCTAGATCGTCATGGAGTAACGATTTAA
- a CDS encoding ABC transporter ATP-binding protein yields MFSVLWKLGWFFKQYWKRYTVAITLLIIVSFLDVIPPKLIGMAIDDIHFGQMTSERLWELILFYGGLIVVSYIITYFWMYQLFGGAYLIERIMRFRFMKHLLKMTPTFYEKNRTGDLMARATNDLKAISMTAGFGILTLIDSTIFMIIIIGVMGFTISWQLTLAALIPLPFMAIAINFYGKLIHQRFSVAQDSFGHLNDNVLESVSGVRVIRAYVQEKADEKRFNDMTEDVYNKNIAVAKIDALFEPTVKILVGMSYVIGLGYGAYLVFNQMITLGELISFNVYLGMLIWPMFAVGELINVLQRGNASLDRVNETLSYQADVQDDVEPIDVEVPGTIMFNDYTFRYPSAQKNNLNNISLCVNRGETIGVVGKTGSGKTSLLKQLLREYPLGTGDIHVGDVPLQKIPVDTVHSWVGYVPQEQILFSRTIRENLKFGKEEVSELEIQQALELSAFQNDLTVLPKGLDTLVGEKGVALSGGQKQRISIARALIKNPEILILDDAMSAVDGKTEAKIIENIRHERTGKTTFITAHRLSAVQHADWIIVMGEGEIVEEGTHDQLLDMDGWYKEQYVRQQADSYGEVS; encoded by the coding sequence GTGTTTTCAGTTCTTTGGAAATTAGGCTGGTTTTTTAAGCAATATTGGAAGCGATATACCGTTGCCATAACATTATTAATTATTGTTAGTTTTTTAGATGTTATTCCTCCAAAATTAATCGGAATGGCAATAGATGATATTCACTTTGGGCAAATGACTAGTGAGCGTTTATGGGAGTTAATTCTCTTTTATGGGGGTCTCATCGTTGTCAGTTATATCATCACTTATTTTTGGATGTACCAATTGTTTGGCGGGGCTTATTTAATTGAAAGAATTATGAGGTTTCGCTTTATGAAACACCTTTTAAAAATGACGCCGACTTTTTATGAAAAAAACCGTACAGGCGACTTAATGGCCCGTGCAACGAATGATTTAAAAGCCATTTCAATGACTGCTGGATTTGGGATCTTAACTTTGATTGACTCAACGATCTTTATGATCATTATCATTGGTGTAATGGGCTTTACGATTAGTTGGCAGCTCACACTTGCAGCGTTAATTCCATTACCATTTATGGCGATTGCAATAAACTTCTATGGAAAGCTTATTCATCAACGCTTTTCTGTCGCGCAAGATTCATTTGGTCATTTAAATGATAACGTACTTGAGTCTGTTTCGGGTGTGAGAGTGATCCGTGCCTATGTTCAAGAAAAAGCAGACGAAAAGCGGTTTAATGATATGACTGAAGATGTGTATAACAAAAACATTGCTGTCGCAAAAATCGATGCTTTATTTGAGCCGACAGTTAAAATCCTTGTCGGAATGAGTTATGTGATTGGACTTGGATATGGGGCATATCTCGTATTCAATCAGATGATCACCCTTGGGGAACTGATTTCCTTTAATGTATATTTAGGGATGTTAATTTGGCCAATGTTTGCAGTAGGCGAACTCATTAATGTCTTGCAACGAGGAAATGCGTCACTAGACCGAGTGAACGAAACTCTTTCTTATCAAGCAGACGTTCAAGATGATGTTGAACCAATTGATGTTGAGGTGCCAGGCACGATCATGTTTAACGATTACACGTTTCGTTATCCGTCTGCCCAAAAGAATAACTTAAATAATATTTCTTTATGTGTAAATAGAGGAGAGACCATTGGTGTTGTTGGTAAAACAGGAAGTGGCAAAACGTCGTTGTTAAAGCAGCTTTTACGAGAGTATCCACTTGGGACTGGAGACATCCATGTGGGAGATGTACCTTTACAAAAGATACCCGTTGATACCGTTCATTCTTGGGTCGGCTACGTTCCACAAGAGCAAATTCTCTTTTCTCGTACGATCCGTGAAAACTTGAAATTTGGAAAAGAAGAAGTGAGTGAATTGGAAATTCAACAAGCATTGGAATTATCCGCTTTTCAAAATGATTTAACAGTGCTTCCAAAAGGACTTGATACGTTAGTTGGAGAGAAGGGCGTCGCACTTTCAGGTGGCCAAAAGCAACGTATTTCGATTGCAAGAGCTTTAATTAAAAATCCTGAAATTCTCATCCTCGATGATGCAATGTCAGCAGTTGATGGAAAGACAGAAGCAAAGATCATTGAAAACATTCGTCATGAGCGCACAGGAAAAACGACGTTTATAACAGCCCACCGTCTTTCAGCTGTTCAACATGCGGACTGGATCATTGTGATGGGTGAAGGTGAAATTGTTGAGGAAGGCACGCATGATCAGCTTCTTGATATGGATGGCTGGTATAAAGAACAATATGTTCGCCAGCAAGCTGATTCCTACGGTGAGGTGAGTTAG
- a CDS encoding Na-translocating system protein MpsC family protein, translated as MEIQEQLKHISSYTSKLLRKNFGRGPESCQATLNGKHLVLYIRGFISPMEEVLVQKGQQNYVHSARDVIIGDIIIELKGVVQVTLQTDVHEAYHDWNFPNNSGMVILELENEVLESDEDLGFKIHTFEQEVSRISSLVQKVPEQINTVVHTKNILLVERVGILVPIEKALVHKGFTSELILTKDELEKKYFHRDGKFEEIFHRRVQDIFIDWNLIEDKSLMAFILK; from the coding sequence ATGGAAATTCAAGAGCAACTAAAACATATCAGTAGTTATACTAGCAAATTGTTAAGGAAGAATTTTGGACGTGGACCAGAGTCTTGTCAGGCTACACTGAACGGAAAGCACCTAGTGTTATACATAAGAGGGTTTATTTCACCAATGGAAGAAGTGTTGGTGCAAAAGGGTCAACAAAATTATGTTCATAGTGCTAGAGATGTTATTATTGGGGACATCATTATTGAACTAAAAGGTGTTGTTCAAGTTACATTACAGACCGATGTCCATGAGGCGTATCATGATTGGAATTTTCCCAATAATTCCGGAATGGTGATACTAGAACTTGAAAATGAAGTTCTAGAAAGTGACGAAGATTTAGGGTTTAAAATTCATACTTTTGAACAAGAGGTTTCACGTATTAGTAGTTTAGTTCAAAAAGTACCTGAGCAGATCAATACAGTTGTTCATACGAAAAATATCCTTTTAGTTGAACGAGTGGGTATCCTAGTACCAATTGAAAAAGCTCTAGTACACAAAGGTTTTACGTCCGAGTTAATTTTGACAAAAGATGAGCTTGAAAAAAAGTATTTTCATCGAGATGGGAAGTTTGAGGAAATATTCCATAGACGTGTTCAGGATATCTTTATTGATTGGAATTTAATTGAAGACAAATCGTTGATGGCATTTATTTTAAAATAA
- a CDS encoding ABC transporter ATP-binding protein, which translates to MKQKTTGKRLFQYAMLYKKTIFIALAMLTIAVAAELTGPFIAKKMIDDHMLGIESPWVEVSEENEQTVWYNSGLYTRSINATQEEQIGNEIQIVQVGRSFYVVPEHLPFDGSRAVDGNLLTITQGAETVSFEVEKLSQQQLFAFYQPEIRPMILLLVFYLVLLVVAAFFQYGKAIMLQTAANRIIQKMRTDVFEQIQRLPITYFDSRPAGKIVSRVTNDTEAIRELYVKVLATFFTSAIYMTGIFIALFLLDTKLAMITMFLVPIILIWMIFYRKVASKYNHLIRSRVSDINGMINESIQGMSIIRAFRRKSQTAKEFEKLNEEHFTYQNKLLSLNAMTSHNLVFVLRNIAFVILIWYFGGQSIGAAGVISIGLLYAFVDYLNRLFQPVTDIVNQLAQLEQARVASERVFQLLDEEGEVVNEGEIPRYEGNVRFENVSFSYDGENDVLKNISFSTEKGETVALVGHTGSGKSSIINLLFRYYDINRGKITIDGVETKDIPRQHLRKHMGIVLQDPFLFSGTIASNVSLEDPNITEDQVKKALQDVGASRFIESLPEQYDEPVLEKGSTLSAGERQLISFARALAYDPAILILDEATANIDTETEAMIQDALNVVKKGRTTFIIAHRLSTIRNADQILVLDRGEIVECGTHDELLQQQGKYFQMYQLQQGKEISKAV; encoded by the coding sequence ATGAAACAAAAAACAACAGGGAAGCGCCTTTTTCAATATGCAATGCTTTATAAAAAAACAATCTTTATTGCACTAGCGATGTTGACAATTGCAGTCGCAGCGGAGCTAACGGGACCATTTATCGCTAAAAAAATGATCGATGATCATATGCTTGGAATTGAAAGCCCTTGGGTGGAAGTGTCTGAGGAAAATGAGCAAACTGTTTGGTACAATAGCGGGCTGTATACGCGTAGCATAAATGCAACACAAGAAGAGCAAATTGGGAATGAAATTCAAATTGTTCAAGTAGGGCGCTCATTCTACGTCGTACCTGAACACCTTCCATTTGACGGAAGTCGTGCAGTTGATGGAAATCTACTAACGATTACCCAAGGGGCAGAGACTGTTAGCTTTGAGGTTGAAAAACTCAGTCAACAACAGTTGTTTGCTTTTTATCAACCTGAAATTCGCCCGATGATTTTACTTTTAGTTTTTTACCTTGTATTACTCGTTGTCGCAGCCTTTTTTCAATATGGAAAGGCAATAATGCTGCAAACCGCAGCGAATCGAATTATTCAAAAAATGAGAACCGATGTGTTCGAACAAATTCAACGGCTACCTATTACTTACTTTGATAGTCGGCCTGCTGGAAAAATTGTTTCACGTGTAACAAATGACACAGAAGCCATTCGTGAGTTATATGTGAAAGTATTGGCGACATTCTTTACGAGTGCTATTTATATGACAGGGATCTTTATCGCTTTGTTCTTACTCGATACGAAATTAGCAATGATTACAATGTTTCTTGTACCGATTATTTTGATTTGGATGATCTTCTATCGTAAAGTGGCATCGAAATATAATCATCTCATTCGGTCAAGAGTGAGTGATATTAACGGTATGATTAACGAGTCGATTCAAGGGATGTCCATTATCCGAGCATTTCGACGTAAAAGCCAAACCGCTAAAGAATTTGAGAAATTGAATGAAGAGCATTTTACGTATCAAAACAAGCTTTTGAGCCTAAATGCGATGACATCGCATAACTTAGTGTTTGTTTTGCGTAACATTGCCTTTGTGATCCTCATTTGGTATTTCGGTGGGCAATCGATTGGAGCAGCAGGGGTGATTTCAATTGGATTGTTGTATGCCTTTGTCGATTATTTAAATCGTTTATTTCAACCTGTTACAGACATCGTCAATCAACTAGCTCAATTAGAGCAAGCTCGAGTTGCTTCCGAACGAGTGTTTCAGCTTCTTGATGAAGAAGGAGAAGTCGTCAATGAAGGAGAAATTCCTCGCTATGAAGGGAATGTTCGCTTCGAAAATGTGTCATTTTCCTATGATGGGGAGAATGATGTGTTGAAAAATATTTCGTTCTCAACAGAAAAAGGTGAGACGGTCGCATTAGTTGGTCATACGGGCTCAGGGAAAAGTTCGATTATTAATCTTCTCTTCAGGTATTACGATATTAACCGGGGAAAGATTACAATTGATGGGGTGGAGACAAAAGATATTCCACGTCAACACCTTCGAAAGCATATGGGGATTGTCCTTCAAGATCCATTCTTATTTTCAGGAACAATTGCTTCAAATGTTAGTTTAGAAGATCCGAATATAACAGAAGATCAAGTCAAAAAAGCTTTACAAGATGTAGGAGCCTCTCGCTTTATTGAAAGTTTACCAGAACAATATGATGAGCCTGTCTTAGAAAAAGGAAGCACTTTATCTGCAGGAGAACGGCAACTCATTTCTTTTGCTCGCGCGTTAGCGTATGATCCTGCAATTTTAATTTTAGACGAGGCAACAGCGAATATTGACACCGAAACCGAAGCGATGATCCAAGACGCTTTAAATGTCGTGAAAAAGGGAAGAACAACCTTCATTATTGCACATAGGCTATCAACAATTCGAAATGCAGACCAAATTCTCGTGTTAGATCGAGGTGAAATTGTTGAGTGTGGAACACATGATGAATTACTCCAGCAACAAGGGAAGTATTTTCAAATGTATCAGCTTCAACAAGGAAAAGAGATCTCTAAAGCGGTATAA
- a CDS encoding twin-arginine translocase TatA/TatE family subunit, whose translation MLSNIGIPGLILVLVIALIIFGPSKLPEIGRAFGSTLKEFKKATNELVNGETEKTPEEKTTLQAVEQSNSKTGS comes from the coding sequence ATGTTATCAAACATTGGTATTCCAGGTCTAATTCTCGTTTTAGTTATTGCATTAATTATCTTTGGCCCTTCTAAACTTCCAGAGATTGGACGAGCTTTTGGATCTACGTTAAAAGAGTTTAAAAAGGCAACGAATGAATTAGTCAATGGAGAAACGGAAAAAACTCCAGAAGAAAAAACGACACTTCAAGCGGTCGAGCAATCGAATAGTAAAACAGGAAGTTAA